In the genome of Deltaproteobacteria bacterium, one region contains:
- a CDS encoding RnfABCDGE type electron transport complex subunit B codes for MITAIVIMSVVGSVCGLMLSIASKVFHVDEDPRIELVEDALAGANCGGCGFAGCSAAAVAVVEGKAQPNVCVVGGPETTMAVSAIMGLDAGVAEPATACNPCSGGERAPVKYLYQGAESCRAQTLLYGGQRQCDIGCLGFGDCVRACPFGALEMGPEGYPVVNEDKCVGCGVCARTCPKGILKVKTASERLLHFNREDECLAPCRQTCPAEINIPRYISQIRKGDYKGAVRTIRERNPLLLACGRVCPHPCETNCRRGIEDEPVSINQLKRFVADYEMMTGQRFPIPVAPSTHKRVAVIGGGPAGLSCAYFLRRLGHEVTIFEAMPKLGGMLRYGIPEYRLPKKVLDWEIEGILNLGIKCHTNVEFGLDLDLSSLIAVGYDALFLGIGAWKDSLLRVEGEDLEGCYSGIDFLARVGKGESVPIPRVAAVIGGGNTAIDCSRTLLRLGAEKVYLVYRRTRKEMPANEVEIEAAEAEGIEFLFLSAPTRIIGNESGKVTHLEYQKMELGPPDASGRRRPVPVEGSETQLETEMVIAAIGQSPKVTFTEKAQTRLAELRTTRWNTIEVDPHTLQTNIPYIFAAGDAATGPSLVVEAIGGGRRAARSIHQYLMGEEVRTEPGELGKKLIEESVFEQVEGIVKTPRSPMEELPVEERIHSFVEVDQVLTEEAALAESRRCLNCGRTCYTMDIPRSDPIAGDTRGMESKAA; via the coding sequence ATGATAACCGCAATCGTTATAATGTCTGTCGTTGGATCTGTCTGCGGCCTCATGCTGAGTATCGCATCAAAAGTATTCCACGTAGATGAGGATCCCCGCATCGAACTGGTCGAAGATGCTCTGGCAGGTGCCAACTGCGGCGGGTGTGGGTTTGCAGGGTGTTCCGCTGCCGCCGTCGCCGTGGTGGAGGGAAAGGCGCAACCGAATGTCTGCGTGGTCGGCGGGCCTGAAACCACCATGGCGGTTTCCGCAATCATGGGATTGGATGCGGGCGTCGCCGAGCCTGCCACTGCATGCAATCCCTGTTCAGGGGGTGAGCGAGCGCCGGTGAAATACCTGTACCAAGGAGCCGAATCCTGCAGAGCCCAGACTCTCCTTTACGGTGGTCAGCGCCAGTGCGACATCGGATGCCTGGGCTTCGGAGACTGTGTCCGGGCATGTCCTTTCGGGGCCCTGGAAATGGGGCCTGAAGGGTATCCCGTGGTGAACGAGGACAAATGCGTCGGGTGCGGCGTCTGTGCGCGTACCTGTCCAAAAGGCATTCTTAAGGTCAAAACAGCTTCTGAGCGCCTCTTGCACTTCAACCGGGAGGATGAGTGTCTCGCACCCTGCAGGCAGACCTGCCCTGCTGAGATCAATATCCCACGTTACATCTCCCAGATCCGCAAGGGAGATTACAAGGGAGCTGTGCGAACCATCCGGGAAAGAAACCCCCTGCTTCTGGCCTGTGGCCGGGTATGTCCCCACCCTTGCGAGACCAACTGCCGAAGGGGAATCGAGGATGAACCCGTATCCATCAACCAGTTGAAACGTTTCGTGGCCGACTATGAAATGATGACCGGACAGCGGTTTCCCATCCCCGTCGCCCCTTCGACCCACAAACGTGTGGCTGTCATCGGAGGAGGTCCGGCGGGGCTCAGTTGCGCCTATTTTCTGCGGAGACTGGGGCACGAGGTGACCATCTTCGAGGCCATGCCGAAATTGGGAGGTATGCTCCGTTACGGAATTCCGGAATACCGGCTTCCTAAAAAGGTATTGGACTGGGAGATCGAGGGAATCCTCAACCTGGGAATTAAGTGCCACACCAACGTAGAATTCGGTCTGGACCTTGATCTCTCCTCCCTGATCGCTGTCGGTTACGATGCTCTCTTCCTCGGTATTGGGGCCTGGAAAGACTCCCTCCTGCGGGTGGAAGGGGAAGACCTTGAAGGATGTTACTCCGGGATCGACTTTCTGGCCAGGGTGGGGAAGGGCGAATCGGTTCCCATCCCTAGGGTTGCGGCCGTCATCGGTGGAGGAAACACCGCCATCGACTGCTCCCGAACCCTCCTGCGATTAGGTGCTGAAAAGGTCTATCTTGTATACAGGAGAACCCGCAAGGAGATGCCGGCCAACGAGGTGGAAATAGAGGCCGCAGAGGCCGAAGGCATCGAATTTCTCTTCCTCTCGGCTCCAACCCGCATCATAGGAAATGAGAGTGGAAAGGTGACCCACCTGGAGTACCAGAAAATGGAACTTGGGCCCCCGGATGCCAGCGGAAGACGCAGGCCCGTGCCCGTAGAGGGGTCAGAGACCCAACTTGAAACCGAGATGGTCATTGCTGCCATCGGCCAGTCTCCCAAGGTCACTTTCACGGAAAAGGCCCAGACGCGACTCGCGGAATTACGCACCACCCGGTGGAACACCATCGAGGTGGATCCTCACACACTCCAGACCAACATCCCATACATCTTCGCCGCAGGGGACGCCGCCACCGGGCCCTCACTGGTTGTTGAAGCCATCGGCGGAGGCCGGCGTGCCGCCCGCTCCATTCACCAATACCTCATGGGCGAAGAAGTTCGGACCGAACCCGGAGAGCTGGGCAAAAAACTGATCGAAGAATCGGTATTCGAACAAGTCGAGGGTATCGTGAAAACGCCCCGCTCCCCCATGGAGGAGCTTCCGGTTGAGGAAAGGATCCACTCCTTCGTCGAGGTCGACCAGGTCCTCACCGAGGAGGCAGCCCTTGCAGAAAGCCGCAGGTGTCTCAACTGCGGCCGGACCTGCTACACCATGGATATCCCCCGGTCTGATCCCATTGCCGGAGATACCCGGGGGATGGAATCAAAGGCAGCTTGA